A portion of the Cryptomeria japonica chromosome 5, Sugi_1.0, whole genome shotgun sequence genome contains these proteins:
- the LOC131074466 gene encoding putative leucine-rich repeat receptor-like serine/threonine-protein kinase At2g24130, with amino-acid sequence MLTHLRLLYLFENNLSGTIPRSLTNLSKLNTLSLFENQISGNIPWEIGTKLSDLKLLILWGNQLSGDIPNSLGNCSSLEILYLDANQLGGTVPMELGKLNFLARLRLDSNKLVSDNTNTLAFLTALTNCSHLRELALANNSFTGILPTSIGQLSSNLNALALQGNMISGSLPQQIANLTNLTYLNLGNNLFSGNNPSGIKRFHVLEELFLRRNNLEGAIPSEIGQMQHLGLLSLHHNQLSGKIPDSVCQSQQLRRLYLHHNKLSGEIPVSLEGCQKLELLDLSYNKLGGKIPVEVIASLKNLQFYLNLSWNSLQGTLPQEMSKIVMAQAIDISGNRLTGVIPISLGDCTALEHLNLSHNVFVGQIPDSLSKLRNLLEMDLSFNNFSGQISEAGLFPNRTVVILLMGNTGLCGPKIYSLPPCPNLTQRKHSPLKKVVLSVVGTIGFVLCCFVIGILWRLKISRQQVRTSSFIFRMLGYPKFSHQDLVIATSGFDESNLLGVGNFGSVYKGILRDRKIVAIKIFNLQNEEAQKSFKRVCKLLGRIRHRNLIRITSAFFYPDLKGLVLVFACNGSLEKHLYPDRDDEGFCKLGLRECLSIAVDVAHGMEYLHHNCPLQIVHCDLKPSNVLLDANMTALVTDFGISRLTTTNSIDSLSTTTFALRGSIGYIAPQYGLGGNVSIKGDVYSYGILILEMVTRKRPSDDMFVGDMSLQKWVRSAFPDRLAEIVDSGLWRDMNENMEDNKCLIYFIHVGLLCSSESPREKPSIIDICNTLEMLKTSLMGGAAASNITSIISELLENTNPTGTGTGTLASDSQSSTF; translated from the exons ATGCTCACTCACCTACGGCTTCTTTACCTTTTTGAAAATAACTTATCAGGCACCATTCCCAGGTCTTTAACAAATCTCTCAAAATTGAATACATTATCTTTATTTGAAAACCAGATAAGTGGAAATATTCCATGGGAAATTGGTACCAAGCTCTCTGACTTGAAACTTCTCATTTTATGGGGAAATCAGCTTAGTGGAGACATACCAAACTCCCTTGGAAATTGTTCCAGCCTTGAAATACTTTATTTAGATGCAAACCAACTCGGTGGAACGGTTCCGATGGAGCTGGGTAAGTTGAATTTTCTAGCCCGGCTTAGGCTAGATAGCAATAAACTTGTGAGTGACAACACTAACACATTGGCCTTTCTCACTGCTCTCACAAATTGCTCCCACTTGCGAGAATTAGCCCTAGCAAACAATTCTTTCACTGGTATATTGCCCACGTCCATAGGACAACTGTCTTCCAATCTCAATGCCTTGGCTTTACAAGGCAACATGATAAGCGGAAGCTTACCACAACAGATTGCCAATCTGACAAACTTGACCTACTTAAATCTAGGCAATAATCTTTTCAGCGGCAATAATCCTTCTGGAATTAAAAGATTCCAtgtgttggaagaattgtttttGCGAAGGAACAATTTAGAAGGAGCCATTCCAAGTGAGATAGGTCAAATGCAACATCTAGGACTCttatctcttcatcacaatcagtTATCTGGAAAAATACCAGATTCAGTTTGTCAATCCCAGCAGTTGAGACGTCTCTATCTTCATCACAACAAGTTATCAGGGGAGATCCCCGTTAGTTTGGAGGGATGTCAGAAGTTGGAGCTCCTTGACTTATCTTACAATAAACTAGGGGGAAAGATACCTGTTGAAGTCATTGCCAGCCTTAAAAACCTGCAATTCTACCTCAATCTTTCATGGAATTCTCTGCAAGGGACCTTGCCACAGGAGATGAGTAAAATTGTAATGGCTCAAGCCATAGATATATCTGGAAATAGGCTTACTGGGGTCATTCCGATTTCTCTAGGAGATTGCACAGCATTAGAGCATCTAAATCTGTCCCACAACGTCTTTGTAGGTCAAATACCAGATTCACTCTCCAAATTACGAAATCTCCTAGAGATGGATCTTTCTTTCAATAATTTTTCAGGGCAGATTTCAGAAGCAGGGTTGTTTCCAAATAGAACTGTTGTAATATTGTTAATGGGGAACACTGGACTATGTGGCCCAAAAATTTATTCATTGCCTCCCTGCCCAAATCTGACCCAGAGAAAACATTCCCCACTCAAAAAAGTAGTCTTATCAGTTGTTGGAACCATCGGATTTGTATTATGCTGCTTCGTTATAGGAATTCTATGGAGGCTTAAAATTTCAAGGCAACAAGTCCGTACCTCAAGCTTTATTTTTCGAATGCTCGGCTATCCAAAATTCTCTCATCAAGATCTTGTCATTGCGACATCTGGATTTGATGAGTCAAACTTGCTTGGCGTGGGTAACTTTGGATCTGTCTACAAAGGCATCTTGAGGGATCGTAAGATTGTTGCCATCAAGATTTTTAATTTGCAAAATGAAGAGGCTCAGAAGAGTTTTAAGAGAGTGTGCAAATTGTTAGGGAGGATTCGGCACCGTAACCTGATCAGAATCACAAGTGCATTTTTCTACCCTGACTTGAAAGGTTTGGTTCTTGTATTTGCATGTAATGGAAGCTTGGAAAAACATTTATACCCTGACAGGGATGATGAAGGCTTTTGTAAATTGGGCTTGAGGGAGTGTTTGAGCATTGCTGTAGATGTTGCCCATGGCATGGAATACTTACATCATAATTGTCCTCTACAAATTGTGCACTGTGATTTAAAACCTAGCAATGTGCTCTTGGATGCCAACATGACAGCCCTTGTCACTGATTTTGGTATATCCCGTTTAACTACTACAAACTCCATAGATTCACTCAGTACAACAACTTTTGCACTCAGAGGATCTATTGGATATATTGCTCCAC AATATGGATTGGGTGGGAATGTTTCTATCAAGGGAGATGTTTACAGTTATGGAATTCTGATATTAGAGATGGTTACAAGGAAGAGGCCAAGTGATGACATGTTTGTGGGAGACATGAGCTTGCAGAAGTGGGTGAGGTCAGCTTTTCCAGACAGACTGGCAGAAATTGTTGATAGCGGGCTGTGGAGAGATATGAATGAAAACATGGAAGACAATAAATGTCTAATTTATTTCATTCATGTTGGTTTGCTTTGTAGTAGTGaatcaccaagagaaaagccttCCATAATAGATATATGCAATACCTTGGAGATGCTGAAGACATCTTTGATGGGAGGTGCAGCTGCTTCCAATATAACATCCATCATATCAGAACTCCTGGAGAATACCAATCCCACAGGAACAGGAACAGGAACATTAGCATCTGACAGTCAAAGTTCTACATTTTAG